The Pantoea vagans genome includes a window with the following:
- the mpl gene encoding UDP-N-acetylmuramate:L-alanyl-gamma-D-glutamyl-meso-diaminopimelate ligase, translated as MRIHILGICGTFMGGLAMLARSLGHEVTGSDANVYPPMSTLLEQQGIELTEGYDASQLVPQPDLVIIGNAMTRGNPCVEAVLERNIPYLSGPQWLHDFVLRDRWVLAVAGTHGKTTTAGMAAWILEACGLEPGFIIGGVPGNFDVSAKLGKSPFFVIEADEYDSAFFDKRSKFVHYCPRTLILNNLEFDHADIFDDLRAIQKQFHHLIRIVPGQGKILLPEHDHNLKQVMAMGCWSEQETVGDNGHWQAKKLTPDSSHWEIWLDGEKVGEVNWALVGEHNMHNGLMAVAAARHVGVKPVDAGEALSSFINARRRLELRGEANGIKVYDDFAHHPTAIHATLAALRSKVGGTARILAVLEPRSNTMKMGVSKNDLAPSLGRADNVFLFQPHHIPWQVSDVAEACVQPAKWSADIDTLVEMVAKEAQPGDSILVMSNGGFGGIHQKLLERLGR; from the coding sequence ATGCGTATTCACATCCTTGGGATTTGTGGCACTTTCATGGGCGGACTGGCGATGCTCGCCCGTTCACTGGGACACGAAGTGACCGGTTCAGACGCCAATGTCTACCCGCCGATGAGCACCTTGCTGGAGCAGCAAGGCATTGAATTGACAGAAGGTTATGATGCCAGTCAGCTTGTTCCGCAGCCGGATTTAGTGATCATTGGCAACGCCATGACGCGCGGCAATCCGTGTGTGGAAGCGGTACTGGAACGCAACATTCCGTACCTGTCAGGCCCACAGTGGCTGCACGATTTCGTGCTGCGCGATCGTTGGGTGTTGGCTGTGGCGGGCACCCACGGAAAAACCACCACCGCAGGCATGGCAGCGTGGATTCTGGAGGCCTGTGGCCTTGAGCCGGGCTTTATCATCGGTGGTGTGCCAGGAAACTTCGACGTTTCGGCAAAATTAGGAAAAAGTCCATTCTTCGTCATTGAGGCGGATGAGTACGACAGCGCGTTCTTCGACAAACGTTCTAAGTTTGTCCATTACTGCCCGCGCACCCTGATCCTCAACAATCTCGAATTCGATCACGCCGATATCTTTGACGATCTGCGTGCGATCCAGAAACAGTTCCACCACCTGATTCGTATCGTGCCGGGACAGGGTAAGATCCTGCTGCCAGAGCACGATCACAATCTCAAGCAGGTGATGGCGATGGGCTGCTGGAGCGAGCAGGAAACCGTGGGCGACAACGGTCACTGGCAGGCGAAAAAATTGACGCCGGACTCATCACACTGGGAAATCTGGCTCGACGGCGAGAAAGTCGGCGAAGTGAACTGGGCGCTGGTGGGCGAACACAACATGCACAACGGGCTGATGGCGGTTGCCGCCGCTCGTCACGTGGGCGTGAAACCCGTGGATGCAGGTGAAGCGCTCAGCAGCTTTATCAATGCACGTCGTCGCCTGGAACTGCGTGGTGAGGCGAATGGCATCAAGGTGTACGATGACTTTGCACACCACCCCACGGCGATTCACGCCACGCTGGCGGCGCTGCGCAGTAAAGTCGGTGGCACGGCGCGCATTCTGGCAGTGCTGGAGCCACGCTCTAACACCATGAAGATGGGCGTCAGTAAAAACGATTTGGCACCGTCACTGGGCCGTGCTGATAACGTGTTCCTGTTCCAGCCACATCATATTCCGTGGCAGGTGTCGGATGTGGCGGAAGCCTGTGTCCAGCCAGCCAAGTGGAGCGCGGATATCGATACGCTGGTAGAGATGGTGGCGAAAGAAGCCCAGCCAGGAGATTCCATTCTGGTGATGAGTAACGGCGGCTTTGGTGGTATTCATCAGAAACTGCTGGAGCGATTGGGGCGTTAA
- the yjgA gene encoding ribosome biogenesis factor YjgA codes for MTKQPDDWLDDVPDNQNEENEDDEIIWVSKSEIKRDAEELKRLGAELVDLGKNSLDKIPLDEDLRAAIELAQRIKKEGRRRQLQLIGKMLRARDEDPIRQALDKLKNRHNQQVALFHKLEQLRDRLIEKGDDAVAEVIALYPDADRQQLRSMIRNAQKEKAANKPVKSARQIFQYLRELAEA; via the coding sequence ATGACCAAGCAGCCCGATGACTGGCTCGACGATGTGCCGGATAATCAAAACGAAGAAAATGAAGACGATGAGATTATCTGGGTCAGTAAAAGCGAAATTAAACGCGACGCCGAAGAGCTAAAACGCCTCGGTGCCGAGTTAGTGGATTTAGGGAAAAACTCCCTCGATAAGATCCCCCTCGACGAAGATCTGCGTGCCGCCATTGAACTGGCACAGCGCATTAAGAAGGAAGGCCGTCGCCGCCAGTTGCAGCTGATCGGTAAGATGTTGCGCGCGCGCGATGAAGATCCGATCCGTCAGGCGCTGGATAAGCTGAAGAACCGCCACAACCAGCAGGTTGCGCTGTTCCATAAACTCGAGCAGTTGCGCGATCGTTTGATTGAGAAAGGCGATGACGCCGTGGCAGAGGTGATTGCCCTCTATCCAGACGCTGACCGTCAGCAGTTGCGCAGCATGATCCGTAATGCGCAGAAAGAGAAAGCCGCGAACAAGCCGGTTAAATCAGCCCGTCAGATTTTCCAGTATCTGCGCGAGTTGGCAGAAGCGTAG
- the pmbA gene encoding metalloprotease PmbA, whose amino-acid sequence MNVSTQVAEQRKVLEQAVAQALELAKASTDGAEVAVTKTTGIGVSTRYGEVENVEFNSDGALGITVYHQNRKGSASSTDLSPDAIKRTVQAAIDIARYTSVDPFGAPADPDLLAFEAPDLDLYHPWEIDADRAIELAAQAEQASLQADKRITNTEGGSFNSHVGIKVFGNSHGMLQSYCSSRHSLSSCVIAEQDGDMERDYAYTIGRSLDDLKSAEWVGQECARRVLSRLAPRKLSTMKAPVIFAPEVATGLFGHLVGMISGGSVYRKSTFLLDSLGKQILPEWLTIEEKPHLLKGLASTPFDSEGVRTQARDIIKDGVLQNWLLTSYSARKLGLQSTGHAGGIHNWRIAGQGHSFEDLLKQMGRGLVVTEMMGSSVSAMTGDYSRGASGFWVENGEIQYPVSEITIAGNLKDMWLNMVTLGNDIETRSNIQCGSVLLPEMKIAGQ is encoded by the coding sequence ATGAACGTATCTACTCAGGTTGCAGAACAACGTAAAGTGTTAGAACAGGCTGTCGCGCAGGCGCTGGAACTGGCGAAAGCCAGCACCGATGGTGCAGAAGTGGCGGTCACGAAAACCACCGGCATCGGCGTCAGCACCCGCTACGGCGAAGTCGAAAACGTCGAATTCAACAGCGATGGTGCGCTCGGCATCACCGTCTATCATCAAAACCGCAAAGGCAGTGCTTCCTCAACCGACCTTAGCCCGGATGCGATTAAACGCACCGTGCAGGCGGCGATCGATATTGCCCGTTACACCTCGGTTGATCCTTTTGGTGCGCCCGCCGATCCCGATCTGCTGGCCTTTGAAGCGCCAGATCTTGATCTCTACCATCCTTGGGAGATCGATGCCGATCGCGCTATCGAACTGGCCGCTCAGGCAGAGCAAGCGTCACTGCAGGCGGATAAGCGCATCACCAATACCGAAGGCGGCAGCTTTAACAGCCATGTCGGCATCAAAGTGTTTGGTAACAGCCACGGCATGCTGCAAAGCTACTGCTCAAGCCGTCATTCACTCTCCAGCTGCGTAATTGCAGAGCAAGATGGCGATATGGAGCGTGACTACGCCTACACCATCGGTCGCTCATTGGACGACCTGAAAAGCGCGGAATGGGTGGGGCAGGAGTGCGCGCGTCGCGTGTTGTCACGTTTAGCGCCGCGTAAGCTGTCGACCATGAAAGCACCGGTAATCTTCGCGCCAGAAGTGGCGACCGGTTTGTTCGGTCATCTGGTGGGCATGATCAGCGGCGGCAGCGTTTATCGCAAATCGACCTTCCTGCTGGATTCACTGGGCAAACAGATTCTGCCGGAATGGCTGACCATCGAAGAGAAACCGCATCTGCTGAAAGGGCTGGCTTCCACGCCGTTCGACAGCGAAGGTGTGCGCACTCAGGCGCGTGACATCATTAAAGATGGCGTACTGCAAAACTGGCTGCTGACCAGCTATTCGGCGCGCAAGCTTGGCTTGCAGAGCACCGGTCACGCGGGCGGCATCCATAACTGGCGCATTGCAGGCCAGGGCCACAGCTTTGAGGATCTGTTGAAGCAGATGGGCCGTGGTTTAGTGGTCACCGAAATGATGGGTTCCAGCGTCAGTGCCATGACAGGCGACTACTCACGCGGCGCGTCAGGTTTCTGGGTTGAAAACGGTGAAATCCAATATCCTGTGAGCGAGATCACAATTGCGGGCAACCTGAAAGACATGTGGCTCAATATGGTAACCCTCGGTAACGACATTGAAACGCGCAGCAATATACAATGCGGGTCGGTGCTGCTGCCGGAGATGAAAATCGCCGGACAATAA
- the cybC gene encoding cytochrome b562, with the protein MRKHVIAMLSLSLLFSSASVFAADLEKDMDTLKDGLSVVKKTSDAQEMQTALGKMRQAAEDAKKSTPEKLEGQSADSAQIKDYHAGLDSLIAQIDVVDQLAKANKLDEAKTEAKKLEDIRNANHKKFR; encoded by the coding sequence ATGCGTAAGCATGTGATTGCAATGTTGTCTCTCTCGCTGTTGTTCTCCTCGGCTAGCGTTTTTGCCGCTGACCTGGAGAAAGATATGGATACCTTGAAAGATGGTCTGAGCGTGGTGAAAAAAACCTCCGATGCTCAGGAAATGCAAACTGCACTCGGCAAGATGCGCCAGGCGGCGGAGGATGCGAAAAAATCCACCCCGGAGAAACTGGAAGGTCAGTCGGCTGACAGCGCTCAGATTAAGGATTATCACGCCGGTCTGGATTCGTTGATTGCGCAGATTGATGTCGTTGACCAGTTAGCCAAAGCCAACAAACTGGATGAGGCTAAAACGGAAGCGAAGAAACTGGAAGATATTCGCAACGCCAACCATAAGAAATTCCGCTGA
- a CDS encoding glycine dehydrogenase, which yields MRSEAVPLKQSTPEAIQALADNVMKQIAAIYTAHQIEANAVQQQMLASHVRAMAGRSLTGEALPEVEAELFEDISPDTMALAQQVVDLFGNLPKEEAWLLSVHIEVAKSNES from the coding sequence GTGAGGAGTGAAGCTGTCCCACTGAAGCAAAGTACGCCGGAAGCCATTCAGGCGTTGGCGGATAACGTGATGAAGCAAATTGCGGCGATCTACACCGCACACCAGATTGAAGCCAATGCGGTTCAGCAACAGATGCTGGCTTCACATGTGCGGGCCATGGCCGGGCGCTCCCTCACGGGTGAGGCGCTGCCAGAGGTAGAAGCCGAGCTGTTTGAAGATATCTCGCCAGACACCATGGCGCTGGCGCAGCAGGTGGTGGATCTGTTTGGCAATCTGCCTAAAGAAGAAGCCTGGCTACTTTCGGTGCATATCGAAGTGGCGAAATCGAACGAATCTTGA
- a CDS encoding SFCGS family glycine-rich protein yields MVTVVIGDRLGKGQKVAAGIEKAGGRAVVVPGVAADMKLGDVMKAENADFGISFCGSGGAGAITAQNKYGYKAKHGMRSIDEGVTAINEGATVLGFGFMDKEELGERLVQAWNKKHGS; encoded by the coding sequence ATGGTAACTGTCGTCATTGGTGATCGTCTGGGTAAAGGCCAGAAAGTCGCAGCCGGTATTGAGAAAGCGGGCGGACGTGCCGTCGTGGTACCGGGCGTCGCGGCAGACATGAAGCTGGGCGATGTGATGAAAGCGGAAAACGCAGACTTCGGCATCTCTTTCTGCGGCAGCGGCGGTGCGGGTGCCATCACTGCACAGAATAAATACGGCTACAAAGCGAAACACGGTATGCGTTCCATCGATGAGGGCGTCACGGCCATCAACGAAGGCGCCACCGTACTGGGCTTCGGCTTTATGGATAAAGAAGAGCTGGGTGAACGTCTGGTGCAGGCGTGGAACAAGAAGCACGGCAGCTAA
- a CDS encoding DUF4312 family protein encodes MKQQYDTQVTVQGKGDSKAKAFADALSKVQQQVLRTSQKILLRIEPIDVRVLRAQESVRTEKFLFFFLARERRNYSVELEITVSVTVIDTDKVDFIATK; translated from the coding sequence ATGAAACAGCAATATGACACTCAGGTCACGGTGCAGGGCAAAGGCGACAGCAAAGCAAAAGCCTTTGCCGATGCACTGAGCAAGGTGCAGCAGCAAGTGCTGCGCACCAGTCAAAAGATTCTGTTGCGCATTGAACCCATAGATGTGCGGGTGCTGCGCGCGCAGGAGAGCGTACGCACAGAGAAGTTCTTGTTCTTCTTTCTGGCGCGCGAACGACGGAACTACAGCGTCGAGCTGGAAATTACCGTCAGCGTCACCGTGATCGATACCGACAAGGTGGATTTCATCGCGACGAAATAA
- a CDS encoding DUF4311 domain-containing protein, with product MFLIILFKSLIIGGLVGVGVGAGAARMFHAPTTQGMGAFRTLGELNSCEGDPASHFSFGLGFFFNAWASSVAAGSFTQDVDHRIIPNWGAAALMVKNRNLAETLHNPKRMAIACGIIGMIVVAFLNSTASAVPAALQVTAVKVLVPAANLLVNTVMPVIFWLAAIDAGKKSGFWATIFGGLAQLIMGNAVPGLVLGILIGKGVEESGWNKVTKVMMFAIVLLFALSGFFRGFDMKLLQSFQLGIPGWLDMIHNSLSGK from the coding sequence ATGTTTCTGATCATTTTGTTTAAGTCGTTGATCATAGGTGGATTGGTTGGCGTTGGGGTAGGAGCGGGCGCAGCGCGCATGTTCCACGCACCGACCACGCAGGGTATGGGCGCATTTCGTACCTTGGGTGAACTCAATTCCTGCGAAGGCGATCCTGCATCGCACTTCTCCTTTGGTCTTGGCTTCTTCTTTAACGCCTGGGCATCGTCAGTGGCTGCGGGTTCCTTCACACAGGACGTTGACCACCGCATTATTCCCAACTGGGGCGCGGCAGCGTTGATGGTGAAAAATCGTAACCTCGCCGAAACCCTGCACAACCCGAAACGCATGGCGATTGCCTGCGGCATCATCGGCATGATCGTAGTGGCATTCCTCAACAGTACCGCTTCTGCGGTGCCCGCGGCATTGCAGGTCACGGCGGTCAAAGTCTTAGTCCCCGCCGCGAACCTGCTGGTGAACACCGTGATGCCAGTGATCTTCTGGCTGGCGGCGATTGATGCCGGTAAGAAATCAGGTTTCTGGGCGACCATTTTTGGCGGTCTGGCGCAGTTGATCATGGGTAACGCAGTACCGGGCTTGGTGCTGGGCATTCTGATCGGTAAAGGCGTGGAAGAGAGCGGCTGGAACAAGGTCACCAAAGTGATGATGTTCGCTATCGTGCTGCTGTTTGCCTTGAGCGGCTTCTTCCGTGGCTTCGACATGAAGCTGCTGCAATCCTTCCAACTGGGTATCCCAGGCTGGCTGGACATGATCCACAACAGCCTGAGCGGCAAATAA
- a CDS encoding DUF4310 family protein codes for MNETENKGFWYADWSFPIFVGLLSAGVFAGTHMYYLYGIGAFNEVAFVSMLRSGMETGVYGAVAAFGASFLFARIIEGSLVGILDIGGAIQTGVGLGVPALLLGAGIVFPVANFAASLATGLVVGLAIGYLIILARKFTINQSDSTYGADVMMGAGNASGRFLGPLIILSAMAASIPIGLGSLVGALLFYLWNKPITGGAILGAMVLGAMFPISL; via the coding sequence ATGAACGAGACCGAAAACAAAGGGTTCTGGTATGCCGACTGGTCGTTCCCGATCTTTGTTGGCCTGCTGTCTGCGGGTGTGTTTGCCGGTACGCATATGTACTACCTGTACGGTATTGGCGCGTTTAACGAAGTCGCGTTTGTGTCGATGCTGCGTTCGGGTATGGAAACCGGCGTGTATGGCGCAGTGGCGGCATTTGGTGCCAGTTTCTTGTTTGCCCGCATCATCGAAGGTTCGCTGGTGGGGATCCTCGATATTGGTGGCGCAATCCAGACCGGCGTTGGCCTGGGCGTTCCGGCGCTGCTGCTCGGGGCAGGGATTGTGTTCCCGGTGGCCAACTTCGCCGCTTCACTGGCAACGGGCCTGGTGGTGGGGTTAGCCATTGGTTATCTGATTATCCTGGCGCGTAAGTTCACCATTAATCAGAGCGATTCCACCTACGGTGCGGACGTGATGATGGGCGCAGGTAATGCCTCCGGTCGCTTCCTTGGGCCGTTGATCATTCTCTCTGCGATGGCCGCATCGATTCCAATCGGTCTTGGTTCGCTGGTGGGTGCGCTGCTGTTTTATCTCTGGAACAAACCGATCACCGGTGGTGCGATTCTCGGTGCCATGGTGTTAGGCGCGATGTTCCCGATTTCGTTGTGA
- a CDS encoding amidohydrolase/deacetylase family metallohydrolase, which translates to MFDLILRRARLCDEQLVDIAIQHGKIAAVGEVSGPAQQERDLAGRYYVSAGWIDSHVHCYPKSPIYHDEADAIGVAQGVTTVVDAGSTGADHIDDFYQLTRSATTEVRALINISRTGIITQNELADMAQIDGEAVVQAVKRRPDFIVGLKARMSSSVVGENGIQPLIRAKAIQQAAGNLPLMVHIGNNPPVLEEIADLLTSGDIITHCFNGKPNRILSPQGELKAAVKNAIARGVKLDIGHGSASFSFEVARQAIAQGILPDTISSDIYCRNRINGPVHSLAHVMSKFFSIGMTLPQIIDCVTVNAAAGLRLAGKGRLTAGYDADLTIFTVKEEARPFVDAEGERVLGEQHLLPLAVVVAGEWHLTDEGKTNHVFDL; encoded by the coding sequence ATGTTTGATCTGATTCTGCGCCGCGCGCGTCTGTGCGACGAACAGCTGGTGGATATTGCCATCCAGCACGGCAAAATTGCTGCTGTAGGCGAGGTCAGCGGCCCAGCCCAGCAGGAGCGCGATCTGGCAGGGCGTTACTACGTCAGCGCAGGCTGGATCGACAGCCACGTACACTGCTACCCCAAATCCCCGATTTACCATGATGAAGCTGATGCGATTGGTGTGGCGCAGGGCGTCACCACGGTTGTCGATGCGGGCAGCACCGGCGCGGATCATATCGACGATTTCTATCAGCTCACCCGTTCTGCCACCACTGAAGTACGTGCGCTGATCAACATCTCGCGCACCGGCATCATCACCCAGAACGAACTGGCAGATATGGCGCAGATCGACGGCGAAGCGGTGGTGCAGGCGGTGAAACGCCGTCCAGACTTTATCGTGGGCCTGAAAGCGCGCATGAGCAGTAGCGTGGTGGGTGAAAACGGCATCCAGCCGCTGATTCGTGCCAAAGCCATTCAGCAGGCGGCCGGTAATTTGCCATTGATGGTGCATATCGGAAATAACCCGCCGGTGCTGGAAGAGATTGCCGATCTGCTGACCTCGGGTGACATCATCACCCACTGCTTCAATGGCAAACCTAACCGCATCCTGTCGCCGCAAGGTGAGCTGAAAGCGGCGGTGAAAAATGCCATCGCGCGCGGTGTGAAGTTGGATATCGGTCACGGCAGTGCCAGCTTTAGCTTTGAAGTGGCGCGCCAGGCCATCGCGCAGGGCATTCTGCCTGACACCATTAGCTCGGACATCTATTGTCGCAACCGCATCAACGGGCCGGTACACAGTCTGGCGCACGTGATGTCGAAATTCTTCAGCATCGGTATGACCCTGCCGCAGATTATTGACTGCGTCACGGTGAACGCCGCGGCTGGCCTGCGTTTAGCAGGCAAAGGGCGCTTAACCGCCGGTTATGACGCCGACCTGACCATTTTTACCGTCAAAGAGGAAGCCCGCCCGTTCGTCGATGCTGAAGGCGAACGGGTTCTGGGTGAGCAACATTTGCTGCCGCTGGCCGTGGTTGTCGCGGGTGAGTGGCATCTGACTGATGAAGGGAAAACCAATCATGTCTTCGATTTATGA
- a CDS encoding DgaE family pyridoxal phosphate-dependent ammonia lyase encodes MSSIYEKYDLKQVINASGRMTILGVSTPSADVVDTVSYGLNHYFEIKDLVNKTGAYIAKLLEVENAVVVSCASAGIAQSVAAVIVKDNDWLLDNLHAAPLTVPHDIVVPKGHNVNFGAPVGAMVALGGGRLIEAGYSNECSPEQLAAAITPTTAALLYIKSHHCVQKSHLSVEQAAVVARKHGIPLIVDAAAEEDLQCYYQMGADLVIYSGAKAIEGPTSGLVIGRTQYVEWVKRQSNGIGRAMKVGKEGILGLTQAIENYLVQPKTTGAEMVANMTPFIDHLNGINGVTARVVWDAAGRDIARAEIKFDEAVTGWPTGELVQALKTGDIAIYFRGYKANEGIIEADVRSVSADQLHIIFSRIQALISGGKRA; translated from the coding sequence ATGTCTTCGATTTATGAAAAATATGACCTGAAACAGGTCATCAATGCCTCCGGTCGTATGACCATTCTTGGGGTTTCTACCCCGTCTGCTGATGTGGTGGACACGGTCAGCTACGGTCTGAATCACTACTTCGAGATCAAAGATCTGGTCAACAAGACCGGCGCGTACATCGCGAAATTGCTGGAGGTCGAGAATGCGGTAGTGGTGTCGTGCGCCTCTGCCGGTATCGCGCAAAGCGTGGCGGCGGTGATCGTCAAAGATAACGACTGGCTGCTGGATAACCTGCACGCTGCGCCGCTGACCGTGCCGCACGATATCGTGGTGCCAAAAGGCCACAACGTGAATTTTGGTGCTCCGGTGGGTGCGATGGTAGCACTGGGCGGTGGACGCCTGATTGAAGCCGGTTACAGCAATGAGTGCTCGCCAGAACAGCTGGCGGCAGCCATCACGCCGACCACGGCAGCGCTGCTGTATATCAAATCACACCACTGTGTGCAGAAAAGCCACCTCAGCGTTGAGCAGGCGGCGGTCGTTGCGCGTAAGCACGGTATTCCATTGATCGTGGATGCGGCGGCAGAAGAGGATCTGCAGTGCTACTACCAGATGGGTGCCGATCTGGTGATCTACAGCGGTGCGAAAGCGATTGAAGGGCCAACCAGCGGCTTAGTGATTGGCCGCACCCAGTATGTTGAGTGGGTAAAACGTCAGAGCAACGGCATTGGCCGTGCAATGAAAGTGGGCAAAGAAGGTATTCTTGGCCTGACGCAAGCGATTGAAAACTATCTGGTACAGCCAAAAACTACCGGTGCCGAAATGGTCGCCAATATGACGCCGTTTATCGACCATCTCAATGGGATAAATGGCGTGACCGCTCGCGTGGTGTGGGATGCGGCAGGACGTGATATCGCTCGTGCGGAAATTAAGTTTGATGAAGCAGTCACGGGTTGGCCCACTGGCGAACTGGTGCAGGCGCTGAAAACCGGCGACATCGCCATCTATTTCCGTGGCTATAAAGCCAATGAAGGCATCATTGAAGCCGATGTGCGCAGTGTGAGCGCCGATCAGCTACACATCATCTTTAGCCGTATCCAGGCGTTAATCAGCGGAGGAAAACGCGCATGA
- the dagF gene encoding 2-dehydro-3-deoxy-phosphogluconate aldolase, which translates to MSLNPNFYQDRLCLNVLAGSKQNAKEIWQAAEGHVLVGVLSKNYASNEEAIADMREYAALIDNALSVGLGAGDPNQSAMVSEISAVLQPQHVNQVFTGVATSRALLGQNQTVVNGLISPTGTPGLVKISTGPRSSQVEDAIVPIDSAIAMLQDMGGSSVKYFPMGGLKAVNEYRAVAEACARHDFWLEPTGGIDLNNFEAIVQIALDAGVSKVIPHVYSSIIDSATGDTRIDDVRQLLATCKKLL; encoded by the coding sequence ATGAGTCTGAACCCTAATTTCTATCAGGACCGTCTGTGCCTCAACGTGCTGGCGGGTTCAAAGCAGAATGCCAAAGAGATTTGGCAGGCAGCGGAAGGCCATGTGTTGGTGGGCGTGCTGTCAAAAAACTACGCCAGCAACGAAGAAGCGATTGCCGATATGCGCGAGTATGCGGCGCTGATCGATAACGCACTGTCCGTAGGGCTGGGCGCGGGCGATCCCAATCAGTCGGCGATGGTGAGTGAAATCTCCGCGGTGCTGCAACCACAGCACGTCAACCAGGTGTTTACCGGTGTGGCAACCAGCCGTGCGCTGCTGGGCCAGAACCAAACCGTCGTGAATGGATTGATCTCCCCGACCGGCACGCCGGGTTTGGTGAAGATCTCCACCGGGCCGCGCAGTTCGCAGGTTGAGGATGCGATTGTGCCAATCGACAGCGCGATTGCCATGCTGCAAGACATGGGCGGCAGCTCAGTGAAATACTTCCCCATGGGCGGTTTGAAAGCGGTGAATGAGTACCGTGCGGTGGCGGAAGCCTGCGCGCGTCACGACTTCTGGCTGGAACCGACTGGCGGTATCGATCTCAATAATTTCGAAGCCATTGTGCAAATTGCGCTCGATGCAGGCGTAAGCAAAGTTATCCCGCACGTCTATAGTTCGATCATTGATAGCGCCACCGGCGACACGCGCATTGACGATGTGCGTCAGCTTCTGGCAACGTGCAAAAAATTGCTGTAA